In Luteipulveratus mongoliensis, the DNA window CGTTGAGCGCGCATCTCGCGAACGTCCAGTCGCGCGCCAGCTCCTCGCTGAATCCGCCTGCCTCGCAAGCGATCTCGAGACGTCGGCGCAGGTGGTTGCGGGCTGAAGGAGCGGCGATGGCTTCCTCGAGGCGGTTCCACATCAACGGCGCGATCGCGAACTCCGGCACCCCCGCGACAGGCTTGGGGTCGATCGCCAGCCAAGGGGCGCGATCACCGGCGAGCACGTTTTCGTCATGCAGGTCGGAGTTCACGAGCCGGGCATCGATGTCGTCGGCCGACCCGAGCTCGCGGAAGATGGCTGCCGCGCGCTCGGCCATCCGTCGGGGGAGTGCCCGAGGACCCTCGACACGCATCCGCTCGGCCCACCGTGTGCACTCCGTCGACAGGGTGACGAGCTGAGGAAACGCCGGTCGATCCAGATGGTGGAGCAGGTCGCCAATCACCCGGTTGGACTCGTCGACGTCCACATCGGCCAACGGACGCTCCGGGTCCAGCGCCTCCAGCAGCATCGCCCACCGTGACGGATCGGCCGCGACGAGGCGTACGGCTCCGTCGCCGTCCCACGCGCGCAACGCGAGATGCTCATGCGCCGCCTCCGGGTGCGGCCAGGTGACCTTCAGCATCACCGAGTCGCCGTCGTGCCGGCATGGGATGACCACGGCGCACATGCCGTGCAGCACCGCGCCGGTGGGCTCAAGGTCCCACTCGCTCGCGCACTCGCTCACCAGTCGGGGGAGGTCGCGCAGCCAGTCCGTGCCCTCGACTCCGCCCTCGGGCTCATGGCCGCTGACCATGCGCCGGAACTTCGCCGGGATGAAGCGGTCGACGTCGTTCAGGTCGGGCAGCTCGGTCATGCCGTCAGTCCCGGAAAGGCCGTCGGCGCAACGCCCCAGGTCCAGGACAAGGCGATCGCTGTCGACCACACGTCGAGCAGACCGCTGAGATCTGCCGGCCGACCTCGTACGCCGGCCGCCTGGCCCGCCGCTGTCGTCACCATCGCGGTGAGCAGCTCTTGGGCGAGCCTGCTCCGGGAGGATGCGTCGGTGATGGCGAACGGCAGCTGGTAGGTCAGCTGGGCCGGGGGAGCCGCCGCGCCGGCGGCAGCCTCGAGGCTGGATCGAGCGGCGTACAGCTGCTTGAGCGTGGCGCGCACCGGCTTGCGCTCCTTGCTCGGTGTCCTGGCCGCGATCATCTCGAACCCGTAGACCGCGGGGCGTACGGCTGCCAGCAGGGAGACCGCGAGGGCGCTCGGCATCCGGGCGGCCGGCCAGACCGGCGCCTGTCCGAGCGACTGCCCGGCGGCGCCGCGGGAGGCGAGCACTGCGGCCAGCATCGGGACGTAGGTAGTGCTCGCCCGAGCGATGTCGGCGACTCTTGCGCCCGGCGCGAATGCGACCTCCGCGGAGCCGAGCACCGGTGTGGCCGGTGAGGTGGTGGTCGGTGCGGTGATGCCCAGCCCGGCGACCACGGCGGCGAGCCGGTCGGCCTGCGCCTGATGCATGGCGGCGAGGCGCGCGCCCTCGCCGGGGGTGGCCTCCGCCGCCGTGTGCAGTCGACGCAGATCTGCCAGCGTGGCCAGGAGCACGGGCTGATCAGGGGGCGGGTCCGGGGTCTTGAGGCCCGGGATGTCCGGTGCGTCCCGCTCGAGCCGGACGCTGCAGCCTCCGAGGAACGCGGCTCCGGTCAGTCCGAGAACGCCGGCGACGACAGCTCTGCGCGTCGTCCCCCGACCTCCCTCTGCCACGGAGGGATCATGCCACGCGCGTCCGGGTCCGGCGCCTGAGACAAAGGTCCCCATCATTTGACGTTATGTGCCAGAAAATGGATGGTTATTGTCTGGCATCTGTCTGACGCCCAAGGAGGGCACCTGCTGTGACGACTGTGGCACGTCCCCCCAAGCCCGGCCGTTCGCGCGACGACAAGGTCGAGGGCCAGTGGGCGCTGGGACACCGCGAGCCGCTGAACCCCAATGAGGCGTTCAAGCAGGAGGACGACGGGCTCAACGTCCGGCAGCGGATCGAGGACGTCTACTCCAAGGAAGGCTTCGCCTCGATCACGTCCGAGGACCTGCGCGGCCGGATGCGCTGGTGGGGCCTTTACACCCAGCGTCGTCCCGGGATCGATGGCGGACGGACGGCCAGCCTGGAGCCTGAAGAGCTCGAGGACGAGTACTTCATGATGCGGGTCCGCAGCGACGGCGGAGCCCTGTCCGTCGAGCAGCTGCGCGTCGTCGCCGAGATCTCGCGCGAGTTCGCTCGCGACACCGCTGACATCTCCGACCGGCAGAACATTCAGTACCACTGGATCCGCATCGAGGACGTGCCCGAGATCTGGCGCCGCCTCGAGGCGGTCGGCCTGTCGACGACCGAGGCCTGCGGTGACTGCCCGCGTGTGGTCCTCGGCTCGCCCGTGGCCGGCGTCAGCACTGATGAGGTGCTCGATGGCACCCCGGCGATCGAGGAGATCAAGCGGCGCTACATCGGCGACCAGTCGATCTCCAACCTGCCGCGCAAGTTCAAGACGGCCATCTCCTGGCTGCCGGACACAGCACCTGAGATCAACGACGTGACGTTCGTCGGGGTCGAGCACCCTGACCACGGGCCCGGTTTCGACGTCCTCGTCGGCGGCGGCCTGTCCACCAACCCGCACCTCGCCGTCCGGCTG includes these proteins:
- a CDS encoding aminoglycoside phosphotransferase family protein produces the protein MTELPDLNDVDRFIPAKFRRMVSGHEPEGGVEGTDWLRDLPRLVSECASEWDLEPTGAVLHGMCAVVIPCRHDGDSVMLKVTWPHPEAAHEHLALRAWDGDGAVRLVAADPSRWAMLLEALDPERPLADVDVDESNRVIGDLLHHLDRPAFPQLVTLSTECTRWAERMRVEGPRALPRRMAERAAAIFRELGSADDIDARLVNSDLHDENVLAGDRAPWLAIDPKPVAGVPEFAIAPLMWNRLEEAIAAPSARNHLRRRLEIACEAGGFSEELARDWTFARCALNAVWENERPDDADRDWISHMVTVCKAMQD
- a CDS encoding DUF4439 domain-containing protein, producing MAEGGRGTTRRAVVAGVLGLTGAAFLGGCSVRLERDAPDIPGLKTPDPPPDQPVLLATLADLRRLHTAAEATPGEGARLAAMHQAQADRLAAVVAGLGITAPTTTSPATPVLGSAEVAFAPGARVADIARASTTYVPMLAAVLASRGAAGQSLGQAPVWPAARMPSALAVSLLAAVRPAVYGFEMIAARTPSKERKPVRATLKQLYAARSSLEAAAGAAAPPAQLTYQLPFAITDASSRSRLAQELLTAMVTTAAGQAAGVRGRPADLSGLLDVWSTAIALSWTWGVAPTAFPGLTA